In Holophagales bacterium, one DNA window encodes the following:
- a CDS encoding M48 family metallopeptidase, with the protein MTLPLPNPSAHDSAPPLIVERWPSEVPLAILVAFASLGLWILLAVSILGLVYAAFLALFFFFLQIALVTFLRGSAVRLGPDQFPELWERVAELARRAGLADVPEAYLLQQGGSLNAFATRFLRRRMIALYTDLIDACGDDHAARDMVIGHELGHLKARHLDFVWLLLPGMFVPFLGAAYSRARELTCDRYGAALCGDPAGAARGLAILAAGGKLGPQMNLQAFVAQRRDLDTGWMTLGSWLGSYPPLSARVEAIRPELGHGLAPSSRGPLRAAAILLLAALLPATAAGIGVYLFSQKMRTLLGPTGFGSGAASLGHDDPSGNDATSPRRELTAAERTAGFAQTARDFSALESLLREEWAASHRLPTDGDELAALWARRRAGTPFPSDPFDGTGYGYIHESANEALVFSSGPDSEPATADDLDHPVRLDGPGS; encoded by the coding sequence ATGACCCTTCCCCTTCCCAACCCCTCGGCCCACGACTCGGCCCCGCCGCTCATCGTCGAGCGCTGGCCCTCCGAGGTGCCGCTAGCCATCCTCGTCGCCTTCGCGTCGCTCGGCCTCTGGATCCTCCTCGCCGTGTCGATTCTCGGCCTGGTCTACGCCGCCTTTCTGGCGCTGTTCTTCTTCTTTCTCCAGATCGCACTCGTCACCTTCCTGCGCGGCAGTGCGGTGCGGCTCGGCCCCGACCAGTTCCCGGAGCTCTGGGAACGGGTCGCCGAGCTCGCACGACGCGCCGGCCTCGCCGACGTGCCGGAGGCCTACCTGCTGCAGCAGGGCGGCAGTCTGAACGCCTTCGCGACGCGCTTCCTGCGACGGCGGATGATCGCGCTCTACACCGACCTGATCGACGCCTGCGGCGACGACCACGCCGCGCGCGACATGGTGATCGGACACGAGCTCGGCCATCTCAAGGCGAGGCACCTCGACTTCGTCTGGCTCCTGCTTCCCGGCATGTTCGTGCCGTTCCTCGGCGCCGCCTACTCGCGCGCTCGCGAGCTGACCTGCGATCGCTACGGCGCGGCGCTCTGCGGCGACCCCGCCGGCGCGGCGCGCGGCCTCGCCATCCTCGCCGCCGGAGGCAAGCTCGGTCCGCAGATGAACCTCCAGGCGTTCGTCGCGCAGCGGCGCGACCTCGACACCGGCTGGATGACGCTCGGGAGCTGGCTCGGCAGCTATCCGCCGCTCTCGGCCCGCGTCGAGGCGATCCGGCCGGAGCTCGGCCACGGTCTCGCGCCCTCGTCGCGCGGCCCGCTACGCGCCGCGGCGATCCTCCTGCTCGCCGCGCTGCTCCCGGCCACCGCCGCCGGCATCGGCGTCTACCTCTTCTCGCAGAAGATGCGAACGCTCCTCGGCCCGACGGGGTTCGGTTCGGGCGCGGCGTCGCTCGGGCACGACGACCCCAGCGGCAACGACGCGACCTCGCCCCGCCGCGAGCTCACCGCTGCGGAGCGTACCGCCGGGTTCGCCCAGACCGCCCGCGACTTCTCGGCGCTGGAATCGTTGCTGCGCGAAGAGTGGGCCGCGTCGCATCGGCTGCCGACCGACGGCGACGAGCTCGCTGCGCTCTGGGCGCGGCGACGCGCGGGCACCCCGTTTCCCTCCGACCCGTTCGACGGCACGGGGTACGGCTACATCCACGAGTCGGCGAACGAGGCGCTCGTCTTCTCGTCGGGGCCCGACAGCGAACCTGCCACGGCCGACGACCTGGATCACCCGGTGAGACTCGACGGCCCGGGCAGCTGA
- the msrA gene encoding peptide-methionine (S)-S-oxide reductase MsrA: MWTEKTRMIAPERALPGRSQRMPLPAAHAVTGAPLAPPFPDGLATARFALGCFWGAERKFWQTPGVVSTAVGYAGGYTPNPTYDEVCSGSTGHAETVLVVFDPARVSYEELLRVFWESHDPTQGMRQGNDVGTQYRSAIYVLDEEQRRLAEASRDAYQQALTRARQGRITTEIATAGELYYAEAEHQQYLAKHPGGYCGLGGTGVACPTGLASAR; this comes from the coding sequence ATGTGGACCGAGAAGACGCGGATGATCGCCCCGGAGCGCGCGTTGCCCGGGCGCTCCCAACGCATGCCGTTGCCAGCGGCGCATGCGGTCACCGGGGCGCCGCTCGCCCCGCCGTTTCCCGACGGGCTGGCGACCGCCCGCTTCGCTCTCGGCTGCTTCTGGGGTGCGGAGAGGAAGTTCTGGCAGACCCCGGGAGTGGTGTCGACCGCCGTCGGCTACGCCGGCGGCTACACTCCCAACCCGACCTACGACGAGGTCTGTTCGGGATCGACGGGCCACGCCGAGACGGTGCTGGTGGTCTTCGATCCGGCGCGAGTGAGCTACGAAGAGCTGCTGCGCGTCTTCTGGGAATCCCACGATCCGACCCAGGGGATGCGGCAGGGCAACGACGTCGGCACGCAGTACCGCTCGGCGATCTACGTCCTCGACGAGGAGCAGCGCCGGCTCGCGGAGGCGTCTCGCGACGCCTATCAACAGGCCCTGACGCGCGCACGCCAGGGCCGCATCACCACCGAGATCGCCACGGCCGGCGAGCTCTACTACGCCGAGGCCGAACACCAGCAGTATCTGGCCAAGCACCCCGGTGGCTACTGCGGTCTCGGCGGCACCGGCGTGGCCTGTCCGACCGGGCTCGCCTCGGCTCGCTGA
- a CDS encoding porin produces the protein MRTLSCLLLAGLLLATTAVAAVAPAKPDPEKDALAAEVQALRRDLAALAAELAAIRAAGSAALEARLAAAEANLGRLGSVLANVESRLGAVAEAQAGDAETLEALQQSEGRAIHLTTYGAFVAEDTTRADSTFDAESFELVLSSQPHPRLSLFAEVEFERAAAVGGERGGEVLLEQAWASYRLASWASLRAGALLVPFGNVNVDHYAPSRDVISKPLVSYAVAPSDWTDNGLGLSGSVLLGGEWSMRYDTVVVAGLDADVTALGTRAARQPFGADNNNDKALAGRVAWKRGAGFELGLSGYRGRYDDAGRLPLSGWAVDAQVASGPLRLTGEYDRFAARQPGGRTADLAGWYVRASVDVGNQLVRRGAHGKLFPEARLSLVGQYDRIDLTGPLAERWETNRESRWTLGLNYRPAHAWVLKVDREWRRAPARALVYGEEDALLVSIGFIF, from the coding sequence ATGAGAACGCTGTCCTGTCTCCTTCTGGCCGGCCTCCTGCTGGCGACGACGGCCGTCGCGGCCGTGGCGCCGGCGAAGCCCGATCCGGAGAAGGATGCCCTGGCCGCCGAGGTGCAGGCCTTGCGTCGCGACCTCGCGGCGCTCGCGGCCGAGCTCGCCGCCATCCGGGCGGCGGGGTCGGCGGCTCTCGAGGCGCGGCTCGCCGCCGCGGAGGCGAATCTCGGCCGGCTGGGAAGCGTCCTGGCGAACGTCGAGTCCCGGCTCGGCGCCGTCGCCGAGGCGCAGGCCGGTGACGCCGAGACGCTCGAGGCGCTTCAGCAGTCCGAAGGGCGGGCGATCCACCTGACGACCTATGGGGCTTTCGTTGCCGAGGACACGACCCGTGCCGATTCGACCTTCGACGCTGAGTCGTTCGAGCTCGTGCTGTCCTCCCAACCGCATCCCCGTCTGAGCCTGTTCGCCGAGGTCGAGTTCGAGCGAGCGGCGGCCGTCGGCGGGGAGCGGGGAGGCGAGGTCCTGCTCGAACAGGCCTGGGCGAGCTATCGCCTGGCGAGCTGGGCGAGCCTGCGCGCCGGCGCGCTGCTCGTGCCCTTCGGCAACGTCAACGTCGATCACTATGCGCCGAGCCGCGACGTCATCTCGAAGCCGCTCGTCTCCTACGCGGTGGCGCCTTCGGACTGGACGGACAACGGGCTCGGCCTGTCGGGCTCGGTGCTCCTGGGTGGCGAATGGTCGATGCGCTACGACACCGTGGTCGTCGCGGGTCTCGATGCCGACGTGACGGCGCTCGGCACGCGCGCGGCGCGCCAGCCGTTCGGCGCCGACAACAACAACGACAAGGCGCTCGCCGGCCGCGTCGCCTGGAAGCGGGGCGCCGGGTTCGAGCTGGGACTGAGCGGCTATCGCGGTCGCTACGACGACGCGGGACGGCTGCCGCTCTCGGGCTGGGCGGTGGATGCGCAGGTCGCCAGCGGTCCGTTGCGTCTCACGGGCGAGTACGACCGCTTCGCGGCGCGCCAGCCCGGGGGTCGAACGGCGGACCTCGCCGGCTGGTACGTGCGGGCGTCCGTGGATGTGGGCAACCAGCTCGTGCGCCGCGGCGCTCACGGCAAGCTCTTCCCGGAAGCCCGGCTCTCGCTCGTCGGGCAGTACGATCGGATCGACCTGACGGGACCGTTGGCGGAGCGCTGGGAGACGAATCGCGAGAGCCGCTGGACGCTCGGCCTGAACTATCGACCGGCCCATGCGTGGGTGCTGAAGGTCGATCGCGAGTGGCGGCGCGCGCCGGCGCGCGCGCTCGTCTACGGCGAGGAGGATGCCCTCCTGGTGTCGATCGGTTTCATCTTCTGA
- a CDS encoding protein kinase, with amino-acid sequence MALTEIGKYRVLGELGRGAMGAVYLAEDPYIARRVAIKVMRPQVDEGPERFLQEARTIGALSHPNIVLLHDFGFVGELPYLVMELVEGEQLDHWLLASAGDRPPGARRRVIAGLCRAVAYGHERGVLHRDLKPSNVLVRPDGEAKLLDFGIARSGDTRHTATGIVLGTPEYLAPELLAGESFSVRSDLYSLGLVAYEIFGGRNPFRADTVAACLRRVVEVEPPPLAADCGASPEVAAAIMACLAKEPAARPAGVEPLLAALEAPADSAALPRPVATHAAPTRRLEATPPPSRPPTWRIGLAGTAVAVLALVVWLGWPDRPGGSGPVAPRIDPATVPAVESSGASSPRLEPATRAQPTATPLPAEAQRPRTTEHAAPRLEEPESGGAGHPSRTSGRDEPGTTVVAPPAPGASAVTQERPAESAPFPLLPAPAPSAVVATEPTPTAIPLVPEVRIVPRLLAITPSTLRRGDAATMRVRGEGLGSSWVPSFRHGGRAVSQIRLLRTSPASSSELVLSLLVEEDAPIGTYSFLLIDASGATSNQLSFEVDL; translated from the coding sequence GTGGCGTTGACCGAGATCGGCAAGTACCGCGTGCTGGGCGAGCTCGGCCGAGGAGCGATGGGGGCGGTCTATCTCGCCGAGGACCCGTACATCGCGCGCCGCGTGGCGATCAAGGTGATGCGTCCGCAGGTCGACGAGGGGCCCGAGCGCTTCCTGCAGGAGGCGCGCACGATCGGCGCGCTCTCCCATCCCAACATCGTCCTGTTGCACGATTTCGGATTCGTCGGCGAGCTTCCCTATCTGGTCATGGAGTTGGTCGAGGGCGAGCAGCTCGACCACTGGCTCCTCGCCTCTGCCGGGGATCGTCCTCCGGGAGCCCGCCGCCGCGTCATCGCCGGCCTCTGTCGGGCCGTGGCCTATGGGCACGAACGCGGGGTCCTCCACCGCGACCTCAAGCCCTCGAACGTTCTGGTGCGCCCGGACGGCGAGGCCAAGCTCCTCGATTTCGGCATCGCGCGGAGCGGTGACACGCGGCACACCGCGACCGGGATCGTGCTGGGGACGCCCGAATACCTCGCCCCGGAGCTGCTCGCCGGCGAGAGCTTCTCGGTTCGCTCGGATCTCTACTCGCTCGGCCTGGTCGCCTACGAGATCTTCGGCGGGCGCAATCCGTTTCGTGCCGACACGGTCGCCGCGTGCCTGCGCCGCGTCGTCGAGGTCGAGCCGCCTCCTCTGGCCGCCGATTGCGGCGCGAGCCCCGAGGTTGCCGCGGCGATCATGGCGTGCCTCGCCAAGGAGCCGGCGGCGCGTCCGGCCGGCGTCGAGCCGCTGCTCGCCGCCCTGGAGGCCCCGGCCGATTCGGCGGCGCTCCCTCGGCCGGTGGCGACCCACGCGGCACCGACGCGGCGCCTCGAGGCGACGCCTCCGCCGAGTCGGCCGCCGACCTGGCGGATCGGTCTTGCCGGCACGGCCGTGGCGGTGCTCGCCCTCGTTGTGTGGCTGGGGTGGCCGGATCGGCCGGGTGGGAGCGGACCGGTCGCACCACGGATCGATCCAGCGACGGTCCCGGCGGTCGAGTCGAGCGGTGCTTCGTCACCGAGGCTCGAACCGGCGACCCGGGCGCAGCCGACGGCGACCCCGCTGCCCGCCGAGGCGCAGCGACCGAGGACGACGGAGCACGCCGCGCCGCGCCTCGAGGAGCCGGAGTCCGGGGGAGCGGGCCACCCGTCTCGGACCTCGGGCCGGGACGAGCCGGGAACCACGGTCGTCGCACCGCCGGCCCCTGGGGCGAGCGCTGTCACCCAGGAGCGGCCGGCCGAGAGCGCCCCGTTCCCGCTCCTCCCGGCGCCGGCGCCGTCCGCGGTCGTCGCCACCGAACCGACGCCGACCGCCATCCCGTTGGTGCCCGAGGTCCGGATCGTACCCCGTCTGCTCGCCATCACGCCGAGCACATTGCGACGCGGCGACGCGGCGACGATGCGGGTCCGTGGCGAGGGCCTGGGATCCTCGTGGGTGCCGAGCTTTCGGCACGGCGGTCGCGCCGTGTCGCAGATCCGCCTGCTGCGGACGTCACCGGCCTCCTCCTCCGAGCTCGTGCTCTCGCTGCTCGTCGAGGAGGACGCGCCGATCGGAACCTACTCGTTCCTGCTGATCGACGCGTCCGGTGCCACCAGCAATCAGCTCTCCTTCGAGGTGGACCTATGA
- the bstA gene encoding bacillithiol transferase BstA, translating to MNVPDPRYPIGRFAPPEPIDAATRGAAIDALAAHPAEIRAAVDGLSSAQLDTPYRDGGWTVRQVVHHLADSHLNAYCRTRLALTEEEPTIRVYDEKLWAELADARSAPVEPSLVLLAALHERWVACLRAQPEGAFARSLRHPERGPMSLDRLIALYAWHGRHHVAHVTELAGRLGWR from the coding sequence ATGAATGTCCCGGATCCGCGTTATCCCATCGGCCGCTTCGCTCCGCCGGAACCGATCGACGCCGCCACCCGCGGCGCGGCGATCGACGCCCTCGCGGCACACCCCGCGGAGATCCGCGCTGCGGTCGACGGGCTCTCCTCCGCGCAGCTCGACACGCCCTACCGCGACGGCGGTTGGACGGTGCGGCAGGTCGTGCACCACCTCGCCGACAGCCACCTGAACGCCTACTGTCGCACCCGACTGGCGCTCACCGAAGAGGAGCCGACGATCCGGGTCTACGACGAGAAGCTCTGGGCCGAGCTCGCGGACGCGCGGTCGGCCCCGGTGGAGCCCTCGCTCGTGCTCCTCGCGGCCCTTCACGAGCGTTGGGTGGCCTGCCTCCGCGCGCAACCGGAAGGTGCCTTCGCGCGCTCGCTGCGCCATCCCGAGCGCGGGCCGATGTCCCTCGATCGGCTGATCGCCCTCTACGCCTGGCACGGGCGCCACCACGTGGCGCACGTCACCGAGCTTGCCGGCCGGCTCGGCTGGCGCTGA
- a CDS encoding RMD1 family protein codes for MSSDIATHRFDAVAFADDFALRDIARLFPAACSAVEGLRLDLDGGGTAFFYPFGAVAFADASRDTRDAVLARLPVARRGRGSDVVREDFAVRVSPEARIAVAAGALELDTLSVERAGVVALIVAQSAAMEYYERIVDQLFARTGELVAGLERDGRVPLRMRPLHRFIGEAVGTRSEVLTVLHLLDKPDAVWDDPAMDRIYADLRDEFDLGDRFDALEIKLRAVQESLELLLDATRDRRLELLEVAIVLLIVLEIVLGLMRLM; via the coding sequence ATGAGCTCCGACATCGCGACCCACCGTTTCGACGCGGTCGCTTTCGCCGACGATTTCGCCTTGCGCGACATCGCCAGGCTCTTCCCGGCCGCCTGCAGCGCGGTCGAGGGCCTGCGCCTCGATCTCGACGGCGGCGGCACGGCCTTCTTCTACCCGTTCGGCGCGGTCGCCTTCGCCGACGCCAGCCGCGACACGCGCGACGCGGTGCTGGCGCGACTGCCGGTGGCACGGCGCGGGCGCGGCAGCGACGTGGTGCGCGAGGACTTCGCCGTCCGTGTCTCGCCGGAGGCGCGCATCGCCGTGGCCGCCGGGGCGCTCGAGCTCGACACGCTGAGCGTCGAGCGCGCCGGCGTCGTCGCGCTGATCGTCGCCCAGAGCGCGGCGATGGAGTACTACGAGCGGATCGTCGACCAGCTCTTCGCCCGCACCGGCGAGCTCGTCGCCGGGCTCGAACGGGACGGCCGCGTGCCGCTGCGCATGCGGCCGTTGCACCGCTTCATCGGCGAGGCGGTCGGCACGCGGAGCGAGGTGCTCACCGTGCTCCACCTGCTCGACAAGCCCGACGCCGTCTGGGACGACCCGGCGATGGACCGCATCTACGCCGACCTGCGCGACGAGTTCGACCTCGGCGACCGTTTCGACGCGCTGGAGATCAAGTTGCGCGCCGTGCAGGAATCCCTCGAGCTGCTGCTCGACGCGACCCGTGATCGCCGGCTCGAGCTGCTCGAGGTGGCGATCGTCCTGCTCATCGTGCTCGAGATCGTCCTCGGGCTGATGCGCCTGATGTAG
- a CDS encoding glycosyltransferase, whose amino-acid sequence MTPDFSSIAPGSNYANLIHADPPIVLGWTGRLFRFGSASVLAPLFRRRRLVFLLIAKGSVADEADARELADDALPFVAAHPQHRFEWICNIDEETATLRALGLSAHTHNQNLFLREEIYRPLAAPREFDAVYNGRLSPEKRNELAASVGRVAFIAYRDPGEQSVEAFHAAWQALVRLAPQARLLNRLTEQGCQRLTPAEVNQAYARSAVGLCLSPREGAMRVAMEYQLAGLPIVATPCRGGRDHHFDEASWRLVPPEAEAVRDGVAAMQRLGLPREWVRARALARLARDRRRFVDFVQSLVDQEGGSGRFESAFDHLRRNDLFERWLPMREFAAETWAKLGGD is encoded by the coding sequence GTGACCCCTGACTTCTCCTCCATCGCCCCGGGCAGCAACTACGCCAACCTGATCCACGCCGACCCGCCGATCGTCCTCGGCTGGACCGGGCGCCTCTTTCGCTTCGGCAGCGCTTCGGTGCTCGCTCCGCTCTTCCGCCGCCGCCGGCTCGTCTTCCTGCTGATCGCCAAGGGGAGTGTCGCCGACGAGGCCGACGCCCGCGAGCTTGCCGACGACGCCCTGCCGTTCGTCGCCGCCCATCCCCAGCACCGCTTCGAATGGATCTGCAACATCGACGAGGAGACCGCGACGCTCCGGGCGCTCGGCCTCTCCGCCCACACCCACAACCAGAACCTTTTCCTGCGTGAAGAGATCTACCGCCCGCTCGCCGCGCCGCGGGAGTTCGACGCCGTCTACAACGGACGGCTCTCACCGGAGAAGCGCAACGAGCTCGCGGCGAGCGTGGGGCGGGTCGCCTTCATCGCCTATCGCGATCCCGGCGAACAGAGCGTCGAGGCGTTCCACGCGGCGTGGCAAGCGCTCGTCCGGTTGGCCCCGCAGGCGCGCCTCCTCAACCGGCTCACCGAGCAGGGCTGCCAGCGGCTGACCCCGGCGGAGGTCAACCAGGCCTACGCGCGCTCGGCGGTCGGCCTCTGCCTCTCGCCGCGCGAAGGGGCGATGCGCGTCGCCATGGAGTACCAGCTCGCCGGCCTGCCGATCGTCGCCACTCCGTGTCGTGGAGGGCGCGACCACCACTTCGATGAGGCGAGCTGGCGACTCGTGCCGCCGGAAGCGGAGGCGGTGCGCGACGGCGTCGCGGCGATGCAGCGACTCGGGCTGCCGCGCGAGTGGGTGCGGGCCCGGGCCCTGGCGCGCCTGGCGCGCGATCGACGGCGGTTCGTCGACTTCGTGCAGTCGCTCGTCGACCAGGAGGGCGGGTCGGGCCGCTTCGAGTCCGCCTTCGACCACCTCCGGCGCAACGACCTCTTCGAACGATGGCTGCCGATGCGTGAGTTTGCCGCCGAGACCTGGGCGAAGCTCGGGGGCGACTGA
- a CDS encoding anion permease, whose amino-acid sequence MPHLSGNELALLAILTGAVLALLASRVRADLVALSVLAAMALARIVPLPQILAGFSNPAVVTIAALFVITGALERTGVVERLARSLERLSGGNERRMALVFFAASALLSLGMNNIAVVAVLLPAAVGAARGAGVRESRVLMPLAFGTLLGGMATLLTTANLIVNGSLIAQGQRPLSLLDFLPLGALLTLAGGLYLLTLGMRLLPNRRSLAGSALARADLMATYQLAERLWEVRLLPTSPLVGRPLADSGIGTRLGVTVLAIVRDREARLTPEPAERLEGGDILLVLGREERVRQLELDGAVIGREGDPRGLSARGLPVRLTEALVAPRSGALGRTLKELSFRSKFGLTALALWREGRSFRTDVGDFPLRPGDALLMVGTEEQARLLAGDADFIVLQAPPRRDESRRRTRWLAALLTVALLALSAFGVLAASEAMLAGAAAMVLLGCLGMDDVYRAVEWKTLLIIAGLVPLGTALVATGLARDLGAVLSGGLAGSGPLPLVAALFLATTALTQIVGGQVAALVAAPIAISTAAALGVDPRAVALVVAIACSTAFLTPVAHPVNVLVMGPGGYTPRDFLRVGLGLTLVCLVVVLLALPLLWKL is encoded by the coding sequence ATGCCTCACCTTTCCGGCAACGAGCTCGCCCTGCTCGCCATCCTCACCGGCGCCGTCCTCGCGCTGCTGGCGAGCCGCGTCCGTGCCGACCTCGTGGCGCTCTCGGTGCTCGCGGCGATGGCGCTGGCGCGCATCGTGCCGCTGCCGCAGATCCTCGCCGGCTTCAGCAATCCGGCGGTGGTGACGATCGCGGCGCTCTTCGTCATCACCGGAGCGCTCGAACGGACCGGCGTCGTCGAGCGTCTCGCCCGTTCGCTCGAGCGCCTGAGCGGTGGCAACGAACGGCGGATGGCGCTGGTCTTCTTCGCCGCCTCGGCCCTCCTCTCGCTGGGGATGAACAACATTGCGGTGGTCGCCGTCTTGCTGCCGGCGGCGGTCGGGGCGGCGCGCGGTGCCGGCGTGCGGGAGTCGCGCGTCCTCATGCCGCTCGCCTTCGGCACGCTGCTCGGCGGCATGGCGACGCTGCTCACCACGGCCAACCTGATCGTCAACGGCAGCCTCATCGCCCAGGGGCAGCGGCCGCTCTCGCTACTCGACTTCCTGCCGCTCGGCGCGTTGCTGACGCTCGCCGGCGGGCTCTACCTGCTCACCCTGGGGATGCGCCTGCTGCCGAACCGGCGGTCGCTCGCCGGGTCGGCGCTCGCCCGGGCCGATCTCATGGCGACCTACCAGCTCGCCGAGCGTCTGTGGGAGGTGCGCCTGCTGCCGACCTCACCGCTGGTCGGCCGGCCACTCGCCGACTCGGGGATCGGCACGCGGCTGGGAGTCACCGTGCTGGCGATCGTCCGCGACCGCGAAGCGCGCCTGACGCCGGAGCCTGCCGAGCGGCTCGAAGGCGGCGACATCCTGCTCGTCCTCGGGCGCGAAGAGCGAGTGCGACAGCTCGAGCTCGACGGAGCGGTAATCGGCCGCGAGGGCGACCCGCGGGGGCTCTCGGCGCGCGGCTTGCCGGTGCGCCTGACCGAAGCGCTGGTCGCGCCGCGCTCCGGTGCCCTCGGTCGGACGCTCAAGGAGCTCTCGTTCCGCAGCAAGTTCGGTCTCACGGCGCTTGCCCTCTGGCGCGAGGGGCGCAGCTTCCGCACCGACGTCGGCGACTTTCCGCTGCGTCCGGGCGATGCCTTGCTGATGGTCGGCACCGAGGAGCAGGCGCGCCTTCTCGCCGGCGACGCCGACTTCATCGTCCTCCAGGCCCCCCCACGCCGCGACGAGAGTCGCCGGCGGACCCGCTGGCTCGCGGCCCTGCTGACTGTCGCGCTGCTCGCCCTGTCGGCGTTCGGCGTTCTCGCGGCGAGCGAGGCGATGCTCGCCGGAGCGGCGGCGATGGTGCTGCTCGGCTGCCTCGGCATGGACGACGTCTACCGCGCGGTCGAGTGGAAGACCTTGCTCATCATCGCCGGACTCGTGCCGCTCGGCACGGCGCTGGTCGCCACCGGCCTCGCCCGCGATCTCGGGGCGGTGCTCTCGGGAGGCCTCGCGGGCAGCGGCCCGCTTCCGCTCGTCGCCGCCCTCTTCCTGGCGACGACCGCGTTGACCCAGATCGTCGGTGGGCAGGTCGCGGCCCTGGTCGCGGCGCCGATCGCCATCAGTACGGCCGCGGCGCTCGGCGTCGACCCGCGGGCCGTGGCGCTCGTCGTGGCGATCGCCTGCTCGACGGCCTTCCTCACGCCGGTTGCCCATCCGGTCAACGTCCTGGTGATGGGGCCGGGTGGCTACACGCCGCGCGACTTCCTGCGCGTCGGTCTCGGGCTCACCCTGGTCTGCCTGGTCGTCGTGCTCCTCGCCCTGCCCCTTCTCTGGAAGCTCTAG
- a CDS encoding IPTL-CTERM sorting domain-containing protein — translation MRSTSAARVALALALVVSTQPVALWGAAPDKNAAYSEMLALAAQMKAIKPDVASNATAAAQYATADSRYRELSRSLGGDDPGHLGVVGGGQATAPQAVNTAPPAPTFCNAATTNFANTTPTAIPTGPAVVTSTIVVSGVGTFLSDIDLTTNITHTFAADLDVTIQSPAGTIVTLTTDNGAGNDNVFNGTLWDDDANPSGQVPYTTNNGVVTDHAYVNLTLASPLSPEEPLAAFVGEDPNGTWTITVSDDLAGDGGSLDSWALAVTTLDQTPATATTSASNSTPTAIPTGPAVITSTINVSGAGTYLLDANVTTFITHTFAADLDVTIQSPAGTIVTLTTDNGAGNDNVFNGTVWDDDANPGGQVPYTTNNGMVTDHAYVNLTLASPLAPEEPLGAFIGEDPNGTWTITVSDDLAGDGGSLDSWSLALTTATCTPPNADLGLTKTSDAAGNLNVGDPVTFTLTATNLGPGPATGVTVTDTLPAGLAYVSNDCGASFASPTLTWNIGNLAFPGSATCHVATTTAGAGVLINTATVTANQSDPVSTNNAGQATITVQQSVLEIPTLDAAGLAALALLLAGAAFFSLRRRRA, via the coding sequence ATGAGATCTACTTCCGCCGCACGCGTCGCGCTTGCGCTCGCTCTGGTCGTTTCCACGCAGCCCGTGGCCCTCTGGGGCGCTGCCCCCGACAAGAATGCGGCTTACAGCGAGATGCTGGCTCTCGCCGCGCAGATGAAGGCGATCAAGCCGGACGTCGCATCGAACGCGACGGCGGCGGCGCAGTACGCGACGGCCGATAGCCGCTACCGCGAGCTCAGCCGGTCGCTGGGTGGTGACGATCCGGGTCACCTCGGCGTCGTCGGCGGTGGCCAGGCGACGGCGCCGCAGGCCGTGAACACCGCACCGCCTGCACCGACGTTCTGCAATGCCGCGACGACCAATTTCGCCAACACGACGCCGACGGCGATTCCGACCGGGCCGGCCGTGGTCACCTCGACGATCGTCGTCAGCGGCGTCGGCACCTTCCTTTCCGACATCGATCTCACGACCAACATCACGCACACCTTCGCGGCCGACCTCGACGTGACCATCCAGTCGCCGGCCGGCACGATCGTGACGCTCACGACCGACAACGGCGCCGGCAACGACAACGTCTTCAACGGCACGCTGTGGGACGACGACGCCAATCCTTCCGGCCAGGTTCCGTACACCACCAACAATGGCGTGGTCACCGACCACGCCTACGTGAATCTCACGTTGGCCTCGCCGCTCTCGCCCGAAGAGCCGCTCGCCGCCTTCGTCGGCGAAGACCCGAACGGGACCTGGACGATCACCGTGTCCGACGACCTCGCCGGCGACGGCGGCAGCCTCGACTCCTGGGCGCTCGCCGTGACGACGCTCGATCAGACGCCGGCCACGGCGACGACGAGCGCCTCGAACAGCACGCCGACGGCGATTCCGACGGGTCCCGCGGTGATCACTTCGACGATCAACGTGAGCGGCGCCGGGACCTACTTGCTCGACGCGAACGTCACGACCTTCATCACCCATACGTTCGCGGCGGATCTGGACGTCACGATCCAGTCGCCGGCGGGGACGATCGTCACCCTCACCACCGACAACGGCGCTGGCAACGACAACGTCTTCAACGGCACGGTGTGGGACGACGATGCCAATCCGGGAGGCCAGGTTCCCTACACCACCAACAACGGGATGGTCACCGACCACGCCTACGTGAATCTCACGCTGGCTTCGCCGCTCGCGCCCGAAGAGCCGCTCGGTGCGTTCATCGGTGAAGATCCGAACGGAACCTGGACGATCACCGTGTCCGACGACCTGGCCGGCGACGGCGGCAGCCTCGATTCGTGGTCGCTCGCCCTGACCACTGCCACCTGCACGCCGCCGAATGCCGATCTCGGGCTCACCAAGACCTCCGATGCCGCCGGCAACCTGAACGTGGGCGATCCCGTGACCTTCACGCTCACCGCGACGAACCTCGGCCCGGGTCCGGCCACCGGCGTGACGGTCACCGACACGCTGCCCGCCGGTCTTGCCTACGTGAGCAACGACTGCGGTGCGAGCTTCGCTTCGCCGACGCTCACCTGGAACATCGGGAATCTGGCCTTCCCCGGCTCGGCCACCTGCCACGTGGCGACGACCACCGCCGGCGCCGGCGTCCTGATCAACACCGCGACGGTGACGGCGAACCAGTCCGATCCGGTCTCGACGAACAACGCCGGGCAGGCAACAATCACCGTCCAGCAGAGCGTCCTCGAGATCCCGACGCTCGACGCGGCCGGGCTTGCAGCGCTGGCGCTCCTGCTCGCCGGCGCAGCGTTCTTCAGCCTGCGCCGTCGCCGCGCCTGA